The Flavobacterium praedii genome window below encodes:
- a CDS encoding LysM peptidoglycan-binding domain-containing protein: protein MKLLNTTFSFLFLLSFTAFSQNSVENSVVIPSEKPLSFLDSIKKSFVSYDRTVKSDSLWMNQIGNTLDIYNNLETEINTVNIDKDIDKELPTELLKQRLAALDAKSPFNIEYNQGLENLIKSFLKNRRKAFANQMAVAEYYFPTFEEALAKQNVPLEIKYLAVVESALNPKAVSKMGATGLWQFMYNTGKQYRLNIDSYVDERSDPLKSSEAAAQYMTNMYAIFNDWDLVLASYNSGPGNVTKAIRRSGGQQNFWNIKKYLPLETQGYLPAFLATMYIYEYHKEHGIVPKKALVKHFETDTVMVKREMSFAQISDLLDLPIEQLQALNPSYKRNVIPTYEGKYHYLTLPSSKIAIFTSNEDKIYAYVQYELDKREKSNQNWKTNYVKDSLKYIASSNSKVKYYKVKRGDNLIAISKKNGIAVSDLKKWNNIVGKTVPAGKTLKIYSLNNEDSSSRLASNIEKSKPIIVKENTNVAAVDTKSITDKKDTLLVNGSNSYIVQKGDNLNTIAKKFNTTVTEIKEWNNLTSPNIKLGSSLLVSNAVIETKESVAMVTPELKDIEYEVQKGDNLGSIAKKFGASLSDLRQWNALHTNNLSIGNKIIVAKNEVAIITNNATVASFKKKEISTAVSKNSDVNYLVQKGDSLYSISQKYPGVTVADLQKWNNITGEDLKPGMGLKIKG, encoded by the coding sequence ATGAAATTATTAAATACCACTTTTTCATTTTTATTTTTACTTTCTTTTACTGCTTTTTCTCAAAATAGTGTTGAGAATTCTGTAGTAATCCCATCAGAGAAGCCTTTATCATTTTTAGATTCTATCAAAAAATCTTTTGTTTCTTATGATCGAACTGTAAAATCTGACAGTTTATGGATGAATCAGATTGGGAATACTTTAGATATTTATAATAATTTAGAGACCGAAATCAATACCGTTAATATTGATAAAGATATTGACAAAGAATTACCCACGGAATTATTAAAACAACGTTTGGCAGCCTTAGATGCTAAATCTCCTTTCAATATTGAATACAATCAAGGTTTAGAGAATTTAATAAAGTCCTTTCTTAAAAACAGGCGAAAAGCTTTTGCCAATCAAATGGCAGTTGCAGAATATTATTTTCCAACCTTTGAAGAAGCATTAGCCAAACAAAACGTACCATTAGAGATTAAATATTTAGCGGTTGTAGAATCTGCTTTAAACCCAAAAGCTGTTTCAAAAATGGGCGCTACTGGTTTGTGGCAATTCATGTACAATACTGGAAAACAATACCGATTGAATATAGATTCTTATGTTGATGAACGTTCAGATCCTTTAAAATCCTCGGAAGCTGCGGCTCAGTATATGACTAATATGTATGCTATTTTTAATGATTGGGATCTCGTTTTAGCTTCCTATAATTCGGGTCCTGGAAATGTTACAAAAGCCATTCGTCGATCGGGTGGACAACAAAATTTCTGGAACATAAAAAAATACCTTCCCTTAGAAACGCAAGGTTATTTACCTGCTTTTTTGGCCACGATGTATATTTATGAATACCATAAAGAACACGGTATTGTACCAAAAAAAGCTTTGGTTAAGCATTTTGAAACCGATACGGTAATGGTAAAAAGAGAAATGAGTTTTGCGCAAATATCAGATTTATTAGATTTGCCTATTGAGCAATTGCAAGCATTAAATCCATCTTACAAGCGTAACGTTATTCCAACTTATGAAGGTAAATATCATTATTTGACATTGCCCTCTTCAAAAATTGCAATTTTTACTTCCAATGAAGATAAAATCTATGCTTATGTGCAATATGAATTGGATAAGAGAGAAAAATCAAATCAAAATTGGAAAACAAATTATGTTAAAGATTCTTTGAAATATATAGCTTCTTCTAATTCAAAAGTAAAGTATTATAAAGTAAAGCGTGGCGATAATCTAATTGCTATCTCCAAAAAGAATGGTATTGCCGTATCCGATCTGAAAAAATGGAATAATATTGTTGGAAAAACGGTTCCTGCTGGAAAGACATTAAAGATTTATAGTCTCAATAATGAAGATTCTTCCTCAAGATTGGCCTCCAATATTGAAAAAAGCAAACCTATTATTGTCAAAGAAAATACTAACGTAGCTGCTGTAGATACCAAATCAATTACGGATAAAAAAGATACACTTTTAGTAAATGGATCCAATTCATATATCGTTCAAAAAGGGGATAATCTAAATACGATTGCCAAAAAATTTAATACAACGGTTACTGAAATTAAAGAATGGAATAATTTGACTTCTCCAAATATCAAATTAGGTTCATCTTTACTCGTTTCTAATGCGGTTATTGAGACTAAAGAATCAGTTGCAATGGTGACTCCAGAGCTCAAAGATATTGAATATGAAGTTCAAAAAGGGGACAATCTTGGAAGTATAGCTAAAAAATTTGGTGCTTCTTTGTCTGATTTAAGACAATGGAACGCTTTACATACTAACAATTTGTCAATTGGTAATAAAATAATTGTTGCTAAAAATGAAGTAGCTATAATTACCAATAATGCCACTGTCGCTTCTTTTAAGAAAAAAGAAATTTCAACAGCTGTATCTAAAAACAGTGATGTTAATTATCTGGTTCAAAAAGGAGATTCATTATATAGTATTTCTCAAAAATATCCTGGTGTTACAGTAGCCGATTTACAAAAATGGAATAATATCACTGGGGAAGATTTAAAACCAGGAATGGGATTGAAAATTAAAGGGTAA
- a CDS encoding DUF4349 domain-containing protein yields MNSKILLALLFFAFLSCKKSDTEAFSSDEVSIQAIKLSSHSKKIAEVGGNYEAPTSENKNIAQKIIKNGNIKFECKDLETTYEQIKTAAKKGKAIIQNDNEGKDYGTVYRKLTVRIPSENFDFFIKDISTGVAYFDNKEISSQDVTEEYIDIDARLKAKKKLENRYLELLSKATKMSEMLAIEAQLWAIREEVEAKEGQLRYLQSQVSLSTINIEFYKTVAEEEGITVSYGEKVWNAIKSGFNSISSFFLGMLEVWPFLLIATALIYFIRKRFKKKNI; encoded by the coding sequence ATGAACTCAAAAATTTTATTAGCCCTTTTATTTTTTGCTTTTTTAAGTTGCAAAAAATCTGATACTGAAGCATTTTCCTCTGACGAAGTATCAATCCAAGCAATTAAATTATCTTCCCATTCCAAGAAGATAGCTGAAGTTGGCGGTAATTATGAAGCTCCAACTTCAGAAAACAAAAACATAGCTCAAAAAATAATAAAAAATGGCAATATTAAGTTTGAATGTAAGGATTTAGAAACTACTTATGAACAAATAAAAACGGCCGCTAAGAAAGGAAAAGCAATTATCCAAAATGATAATGAAGGAAAAGATTATGGTACTGTTTATAGAAAATTAACTGTACGTATTCCAAGTGAAAATTTTGATTTTTTTATAAAAGACATTTCAACTGGTGTTGCTTATTTTGACAATAAAGAAATCAGTTCGCAAGATGTAACCGAGGAATACATTGACATTGATGCCCGACTAAAGGCAAAAAAGAAACTAGAAAACAGGTATTTGGAACTTTTATCAAAAGCAACCAAAATGTCTGAAATGCTAGCCATCGAAGCGCAACTTTGGGCTATTCGAGAAGAAGTTGAAGCCAAAGAAGGGCAATTACGATATTTACAAAGTCAGGTTTCACTAAGCACCATAAACATAGAATTCTACAAAACGGTAGCCGAAGAAGAAGGCATCACTGTTTCGTATGGCGAAAAAGTTTGGAATGCCATAAAATCAGGGTTTAACAGTATCTCAAGTTTCTTTTTGGGAATGCTGGAAGTGTGGCCTTTTTTACTTATTGCAACGGCTCTAATTTATTTTATAAGAAAACGATTCAAGAAAAAAAACATATAA
- a CDS encoding acyl-ACP desaturase, with product MSIKNIRLEVMQFLENKVESFVDQYLIPVEKIWQPSDFLPNSESDNFLEEVKELREISKDLPYDFWVAMVGDMITEEALPTYENWLMEVEGVDNLERNGWAKWVRQWTGEENRHGDLLNKYLYLSGRVNMKEIEMTTQHLINDGFDIGTGRDPYKNFVYTSFQELATYVSHNRVSQLAKSYGDKKLSKMCKMIAGDEMRHHHAYSHFVSEIFKIDPSEMMLAFQYMMKAKIVMPAHFLRESGNKISSAFEHFSDSAQRIGVYTANDYVEIMQKLIDKWEIDKIGNLTDEAEKARDYLMKLPGRMAKISERLVIPQESFQFKWVEPARL from the coding sequence ATGTCTATAAAAAACATTCGTCTAGAAGTAATGCAGTTTCTAGAAAACAAGGTGGAAAGTTTTGTTGATCAATACTTAATACCAGTAGAAAAAATTTGGCAACCTTCGGACTTTTTACCCAATTCAGAAAGTGATAATTTTCTAGAAGAAGTAAAAGAACTTAGAGAGATATCCAAAGATTTACCATATGATTTTTGGGTTGCCATGGTTGGCGATATGATCACCGAGGAAGCTTTACCAACCTACGAAAATTGGCTGATGGAAGTTGAAGGTGTGGACAATCTGGAAAGAAATGGATGGGCCAAATGGGTTCGCCAATGGACAGGTGAAGAAAATCGTCATGGTGATTTATTGAATAAATACTTGTACTTGTCAGGTCGAGTAAATATGAAAGAAATTGAAATGACTACTCAGCACTTGATTAACGATGGTTTTGATATTGGAACTGGTAGAGATCCGTATAAAAACTTTGTCTATACTAGTTTTCAAGAATTGGCTACTTATGTTTCGCACAATAGAGTTTCGCAATTGGCCAAAAGTTATGGTGATAAAAAATTGTCTAAAATGTGTAAAATGATTGCTGGAGACGAAATGCGTCATCACCATGCGTACAGTCATTTTGTATCGGAAATTTTTAAGATAGATCCAAGTGAAATGATGCTTGCTTTTCAATACATGATGAAAGCTAAAATTGTTATGCCAGCTCATTTCTTGAGAGAATCTGGAAACAAAATAAGTTCTGCATTTGAACATTTTTCTGATTCAGCACAGCGAATAGGGGTGTATACCGCCAATGATTATGTTGAAATCATGCAAAAATTAATTGATAAATGGGAAATTGATAAAATAGGAAATTTAACGGATGAAGCCGAAAAAGCCCGTGATTATTTGATGAAATTACCAGGTAGAATGGCAAAAATTTCTGAAAGATTGGTAATACCTCAAGAATCCTTTCAATTTAAATGGGTAGAACCTGCAAGATTGTAA
- the rnpA gene encoding ribonuclease P protein component — translation MNFTYPKNEKLKSKITIGLLFTEGKSVSKYPLRLVYNAGTFDEGEKIKIGVSVSKKYFKKAVDRNYFKRVLRETYRLNKHLLLDNLDQPYSFMLFYQSKDRLSYAEINTKTIQLFEKFLLQIKKEQ, via the coding sequence ATGAACTTTACTTATCCCAAAAACGAGAAACTCAAAAGCAAAATCACTATTGGATTATTATTCACCGAGGGCAAATCGGTTTCAAAATATCCGTTGCGATTGGTTTACAATGCGGGAACTTTTGATGAAGGAGAAAAAATAAAAATAGGAGTATCTGTTTCCAAAAAATATTTCAAAAAAGCAGTAGACCGCAATTATTTCAAACGCGTACTTCGAGAAACCTATAGACTCAACAAACATTTACTATTGGATAATCTGGACCAACCGTATTCCTTTATGCTTTTTTACCAAAGCAAAGACCGATTGTCATATGCAGAAATCAATACCAAAACCATACAATTGTTTGAAAAGTTCTTACTGCAAATAAAAAAAGAACAATAA
- a CDS encoding GNAT family N-acetyltransferase: MTIEWKIKPFEALTVNELYDILQLRSRIFVVEQNCVYLDLDGKDKVALHLFGTFDGKIVAHARLFKSGISFDNASIGRVTVDPDYRDRKWGHDLMKESIAGIFNHFGESQITIGAQLYLKKFYESHGFVQTSEMYLEDDIPHIEMIKS; encoded by the coding sequence ATGACTATAGAATGGAAAATAAAGCCTTTTGAGGCATTAACTGTTAATGAATTATATGATATTCTGCAATTGCGAAGTCGGATCTTTGTAGTGGAGCAAAACTGTGTCTATCTTGATTTAGACGGCAAGGATAAAGTGGCTTTGCATTTGTTTGGTACTTTTGATGGAAAAATTGTGGCTCATGCTCGGCTTTTTAAATCGGGAATTTCATTTGATAATGCATCCATAGGCCGAGTAACGGTAGATCCAGACTATAGAGATAGAAAATGGGGACATGATTTGATGAAAGAATCAATTGCTGGAATTTTTAATCACTTTGGCGAAAGCCAAATCACTATTGGCGCTCAATTGTATCTTAAGAAATTTTATGAAAGTCATGGTTTTGTTCAAACGAGCGAAATGTACTTAGAAGATGACATTCCACACATTGAAATGATTAAGAGCTAA
- a CDS encoding HD domain-containing protein, producing MSNPDLINKTILFVKEKLANAEGGHDWFHIQRVYKNALLIANGETCDLTIVKLGALLHDIADSKFHGGDETLGSIIAREFLENEAVPEAIIEQVIQIIENVSFKGGKTAKTFSSIELDIVQDADRLDAIGAIGIARAFNYGGFKNRLLYDPQIAPNMHLSKEEYKNSQAPTINHFYEKLLLLKDKMNTATGQQIAKERHRYMQGFLAQFYAEWDGEQ from the coding sequence ATGAGCAATCCAGATTTAATAAATAAAACGATACTTTTTGTAAAAGAAAAATTAGCGAATGCCGAAGGTGGACATGATTGGTTTCATATTCAAAGGGTTTATAAAAATGCACTTTTGATTGCTAATGGGGAAACCTGTGATCTAACTATCGTAAAATTAGGTGCTTTGCTTCATGATATTGCCGACAGCAAGTTTCATGGAGGAGATGAAACATTAGGATCTATAATTGCTCGTGAATTTTTGGAAAATGAAGCTGTACCAGAAGCAATTATTGAACAGGTGATTCAAATTATTGAAAATGTCTCTTTTAAAGGTGGAAAAACGGCAAAGACATTCTCGTCAATCGAATTGGATATTGTGCAGGATGCAGATCGGTTGGACGCAATAGGTGCCATTGGCATCGCTAGAGCTTTTAATTATGGAGGATTCAAAAACAGATTGTTGTATGATCCTCAAATAGCTCCCAATATGCATCTTAGTAAGGAAGAATACAAAAATAGTCAAGCGCCAACAATCAATCATTTTTATGAAAAATTGTTATTGCTAAAAGATAAAATGAATACTGCAACCGGTCAACAAATTGCCAAAGAAAGGCATCGCTATATGCAAGGGTTCTTGGCACAGTTTTATGCGGAATGGGATGGGGAGCAATAG
- a CDS encoding DUF4837 family protein, which translates to MSKYSILILFLVVFLFSCTNKSKDRNISSTGKLNAISVVIDDQLWNGIVGDSIRNKFASPVEGLPTEEPRFDINQFPTHLMEGFVTKSRIIIVVKKGTKNSFEIKKNKYATPQNVIHIAGRSLTDLVKIIEQRTPQIIKILETSELKEQQRLLKVPLQNVDFIQKQFALTLQIPKPYSYIFKQQDFVWLKKEYSTGSTSIILTQLPIKDINTDADILEQFIRIHDSLGALYIKSSDATSKMYIDKSFPLYVFKTTLNGKSTYEIKGTWRLKNSFMFGPFVNYLIWDNKKNRIIFLEGFCYLPSKDRRDFMQELETILKGVTIR; encoded by the coding sequence ATGAGTAAATATTCTATTTTAATATTGTTTTTAGTCGTTTTCTTGTTTTCCTGCACTAATAAAAGTAAAGATAGGAACATCTCTTCAACAGGAAAACTAAATGCTATTTCGGTTGTAATAGATGATCAATTATGGAACGGGATTGTTGGTGATAGTATTAGAAACAAATTTGCCAGTCCAGTAGAAGGGTTGCCTACAGAAGAACCACGATTCGATATAAATCAATTTCCAACTCATTTAATGGAAGGATTTGTTACCAAAAGCAGGATAATTATTGTTGTCAAAAAAGGCACTAAGAATTCTTTTGAAATTAAGAAAAATAAATACGCTACACCTCAAAATGTAATTCATATAGCTGGAAGGTCACTTACTGATCTTGTGAAGATTATTGAGCAAAGAACACCTCAAATAATTAAAATTTTAGAAACTTCAGAACTCAAAGAACAGCAACGATTATTAAAAGTGCCGCTGCAAAATGTTGATTTTATTCAAAAACAATTTGCTCTTACTTTACAAATCCCTAAACCATATAGCTATATATTTAAACAACAGGATTTTGTTTGGCTGAAAAAAGAGTATAGCACGGGAAGTACGAGTATTATTTTGACTCAATTGCCTATAAAAGATATTAATACTGATGCTGATATTCTGGAACAGTTTATTCGAATACACGATTCTCTTGGTGCTCTATATATCAAAAGTTCTGATGCTACATCCAAAATGTATATTGACAAATCGTTTCCGCTTTATGTTTTCAAAACGACTCTGAATGGAAAAAGCACCTACGAAATTAAAGGGACTTGGCGTTTGAAAAATAGTTTTATGTTTGGGCCTTTTGTAAATTATCTTATTTGGGACAACAAGAAAAATAGAATTATTTTTCTGGAAGGTTTTTGTTACTTGCCTTCAAAAGACAGACGTGATTTTATGCAAGAATTGGAAACGATATTGAAAGGAGTTACAATCCGTTGA
- a CDS encoding DUF6364 family protein produces the protein MDTKLTLKLDQEIIEKAKHYASEKKLSLSRLIENYLNSLTSDQTNNDLQISPFVKSLSSGIKIPADYDYKKERADYLDQKYK, from the coding sequence ATGGATACTAAACTCACTTTAAAGCTAGACCAAGAGATAATTGAAAAAGCGAAACATTATGCATCTGAAAAAAAATTAAGTTTATCCAGACTTATAGAAAATTATCTTAATTCATTGACTTCAGATCAAACAAATAATGACTTACAAATTTCTCCGTTTGTAAAGAGTCTTTCTTCAGGAATTAAAATTCCAGCCGATTACGATTATAAAAAAGAACGTGCTGATTATTTAGATCAAAAGTACAAATGA
- a CDS encoding S41 family peptidase, producing MRTIFQKKIIIPVVASAFLFVGVSFKDDYFEIAKQLEIFTTMFKELNKNYVDETTPAQLMNNAIKGMLSSLDPYTVFYNEQEVLKFKINNTGEYTGIGALITRKDDKLIIKEAYKNFPADKAGLKAGDEIVQIGDTPLADFKDDASQLLKGSKNTKIDIKYIRQGKPYTTIITLDEIEIKSVPYFAKIDDKTGYIVLAHFNKKASNETRDALEQLKKQGAERIVLDLRGNPGGLLNEAVNICNLFVPKNEIIVTTKSKIEKHNNTYKTSKEPVDTTIPLVILVNGHSASASEIVSGALQDLDRAVVLGSRSFGKGLVQRPVELTYGTQLKVTISRYYTPSGRCIQALDYAHKDKNGLATRTDAKNYNTFKTRKGRTVYDGGGVLPDIEMEETKTSPIANALLKNDGIFNYATQYYYKNPNLGNKIPVITDTDYTDFKLFLKTQKFSFDTETELALKNTLATAKKEKLDESIALEYQQLYNALQKSENALLDKNQKEIKGLLQDEIIKRYQYQEGLYDYYIKSNPEIKKAVSILNTPTEYNSILKI from the coding sequence ATGCGCACTATTTTCCAAAAAAAAATCATTATTCCAGTTGTTGCATCTGCTTTTTTATTTGTGGGGGTAAGCTTCAAAGACGACTATTTTGAGATTGCCAAACAATTGGAAATTTTTACAACTATGTTCAAAGAGCTGAACAAGAATTACGTGGACGAAACTACACCAGCCCAATTGATGAATAATGCCATAAAAGGCATGCTGAGTTCACTGGATCCGTATACTGTTTTTTATAACGAACAAGAAGTACTCAAATTCAAGATCAATAATACGGGTGAATACACTGGAATTGGGGCATTAATAACTCGAAAAGACGACAAGTTAATTATAAAAGAAGCCTACAAAAATTTTCCAGCAGACAAAGCAGGACTCAAAGCAGGAGATGAAATTGTTCAAATTGGTGACACCCCTTTGGCCGACTTTAAGGACGATGCTTCGCAACTATTAAAAGGGTCAAAAAACACCAAAATTGATATAAAATACATTCGCCAAGGCAAACCTTATACTACCATAATAACCTTGGACGAAATCGAAATAAAATCGGTTCCCTATTTTGCTAAGATTGATGACAAAACGGGATATATTGTACTGGCTCATTTCAACAAAAAAGCATCAAACGAAACCAGAGACGCTTTGGAACAACTAAAAAAACAAGGGGCCGAAAGAATTGTATTGGATCTTAGAGGAAATCCTGGTGGATTATTGAACGAAGCAGTAAATATCTGCAATCTATTTGTACCAAAAAACGAAATTATCGTAACCACTAAGTCCAAAATAGAAAAACACAACAATACCTATAAAACATCCAAAGAACCAGTTGACACTACTATTCCATTAGTGATTCTGGTTAATGGTCATAGCGCTTCCGCCTCGGAAATTGTTTCTGGAGCTTTGCAAGATTTGGATCGGGCTGTGGTTTTGGGAAGTCGAAGTTTCGGAAAAGGATTGGTGCAAAGACCCGTTGAACTAACATACGGAACACAACTCAAAGTAACCATTTCCCGCTATTACACCCCATCAGGAAGATGCATCCAAGCGTTGGATTATGCCCATAAAGACAAAAATGGTCTAGCCACCAGAACCGATGCCAAAAACTACAACACCTTTAAAACCAGAAAAGGACGCACCGTATATGATGGTGGCGGTGTATTGCCAGACATCGAGATGGAAGAAACTAAAACTAGTCCCATTGCTAATGCATTACTAAAAAATGACGGTATTTTTAATTATGCTACGCAATATTACTACAAAAACCCAAATCTAGGCAACAAAATCCCTGTAATAACGGATACCGATTACACGGATTTCAAGTTGTTTTTGAAAACACAAAAATTCTCTTTTGACACTGAAACTGAATTGGCTTTGAAAAATACTTTGGCCACAGCCAAAAAAGAAAAACTAGATGAATCAATTGCTTTAGAATACCAACAATTGTATAATGCTCTCCAAAAATCAGAAAATGCATTACTGGACAAAAATCAAAAGGAAATAAAAGGACTACTACAGGATGAAATCATCAAACGGTACCAATACCAGGAGGGACTTTATGATTATTACATCAAAAGCAACCCTGAAATAAAGAAAGCAGTTAGTATTTTGAATACTCCAACAGAATATAATTCTATTTTGAAAATTTAA
- a CDS encoding phosphoglycerate kinase yields MKTLNNFDFKNKKAIIRVDFNVPLDENYTVTDTNRIEAAKPTIDAILAQGGSVILMSHLGRPKGVQDKYSLKHILKATADILGVPVQFSSNCIGSEAQEAAKNLKPGQVLLLENLRFHDEEEAGNVAFAKELASLGDIYVNDAFGTAHRAHASTTIIAQFFPENKCFGLLLAKEIDSLNKVLKNSEKPVTAVLGGSKVSSKITVIENILDKVDHMIIGGGMTFTFVKALGGTIGDSICEDDKLDLALEILRLAKEKGVQIHIPVDVVAANDFSNTADTQIVDVREIPDGWQGLDAGPKSLANFEKVIMESKTILWNGPLGVFEMETFAKGTIALGNYIAAATAKGAFSLVGGGDSVAAVKQFGFEDKMSYVSTGGGAMLEMLEGRTLPGIAAILD; encoded by the coding sequence ATGAAGACTTTGAATAATTTTGATTTTAAAAATAAAAAAGCAATAATAAGAGTAGATTTTAATGTTCCTTTGGATGAAAATTATACCGTAACAGATACCAATCGTATTGAAGCGGCAAAACCTACTATTGATGCTATTTTGGCGCAAGGAGGTAGTGTTATCTTAATGTCACACTTAGGAAGACCAAAAGGAGTTCAAGACAAATATTCTTTAAAACATATTCTAAAAGCTACTGCTGATATTTTAGGAGTTCCGGTTCAATTTTCTTCAAATTGTATTGGTTCAGAAGCGCAAGAAGCTGCAAAAAATTTAAAACCCGGTCAAGTATTATTATTAGAAAATTTACGTTTTCACGATGAAGAAGAGGCTGGAAATGTTGCTTTCGCCAAAGAATTAGCTTCCCTTGGAGATATTTATGTAAATGATGCTTTTGGTACTGCACACAGAGCACATGCTTCTACAACTATTATAGCTCAGTTTTTTCCTGAAAATAAATGTTTTGGACTATTATTAGCTAAAGAAATCGATAGTTTAAACAAGGTTTTAAAAAACAGCGAAAAACCGGTTACCGCGGTATTAGGAGGTTCAAAAGTTTCATCTAAAATTACGGTTATCGAAAATATTTTGGATAAAGTAGATCATATGATTATTGGTGGTGGAATGACATTTACTTTTGTAAAAGCTTTAGGCGGAACAATTGGCGATTCAATCTGTGAAGATGATAAATTGGATTTAGCGTTGGAAATTTTAAGACTAGCCAAAGAAAAAGGAGTTCAAATTCATATTCCTGTTGATGTAGTGGCTGCAAATGATTTTTCGAATACTGCCGATACACAAATTGTAGATGTTAGAGAAATTCCTGATGGATGGCAAGGTCTTGATGCTGGGCCTAAATCATTGGCGAATTTTGAGAAGGTGATTATGGAATCAAAAACTATTCTTTGGAATGGTCCATTAGGTGTTTTTGAAATGGAAACATTTGCTAAAGGAACTATTGCCCTTGGAAATTATATCGCTGCTGCTACTGCAAAAGGAGCTTTTTCACTTGTTGGAGGAGGAGATTCTGTTGCTGCAGTTAAACAATTCGGATTTGAAGATAAAATGAGTTACGTTTCTACTGGCGGTGGGGCTATGTTAGAAATGCTAGAAGGTAGAACTTTACCTGGAATTGCTGCAATTCTAGACTAG
- a CDS encoding type II toxin-antitoxin system VapC family toxin — protein sequence MSRIFLDTYVILDLLGERVPFFDSIAKVATLADQKKLTLIVSPLSFTTINYVLNKYETSESVLNKLRKFKIICEVCEVNEETIDKALNSSFKDFEDAVQYFSALQSNCSIILTRNGKDFKQSTIAIMTAEEYLSSII from the coding sequence ATGAGCAGAATTTTTTTAGATACCTATGTAATATTAGATTTGTTGGGAGAAAGAGTACCTTTTTTTGACTCAATTGCTAAGGTTGCTACTTTGGCAGATCAAAAAAAGCTTACTCTAATTGTCTCTCCTCTTTCATTCACTACAATAAATTACGTTTTAAATAAATACGAAACATCAGAATCTGTTTTGAATAAACTTCGAAAGTTTAAAATAATCTGTGAGGTTTGTGAGGTTAACGAAGAAACAATAGACAAAGCGCTGAATTCGAGTTTTAAAGATTTTGAAGATGCTGTTCAATATTTTTCTGCTTTACAATCTAACTGTTCAATAATTTTAACTAGAAACGGAAAAGACTTTAAGCAGTCTACAATTGCAATTATGACAGCTGAGGAGTATTTAAGTAGCATAATATAA
- a CDS encoding lysophospholipid acyltransferase family protein: protein MQKIISYPLSFIVLVLVLLALVMFHPIQWICLHVFGYQAHKKSVDYLNFILLRIVLLLGVTFSFENRERIPKGVPIIFVANHQSLYDIIAMIWFLRKFHPKFVSKKELGKGVPSVSFNLRHGGSVLIDRKDPKQAIPSIKKMANYIEKHKRSAVIFPEGTRSRTGKPKEFAQTGLKILCKNAPSAYVVPISINNSWKLMKYGTFPYGLGNRITFVVHEAIAVKDFEFSEIMEKTESAVVSGIKI from the coding sequence ATGCAAAAAATTATTTCGTATCCCTTATCTTTTATTGTTTTAGTGCTTGTTTTGTTGGCTTTGGTGATGTTTCATCCTATTCAATGGATTTGTTTGCACGTTTTTGGATACCAAGCTCATAAAAAAAGTGTCGATTATCTGAATTTTATATTGCTAAGAATTGTTTTGCTTTTGGGTGTAACTTTTAGTTTTGAGAATAGAGAACGAATTCCAAAAGGAGTGCCGATAATATTTGTGGCCAACCATCAAAGTTTGTATGATATTATTGCTATGATTTGGTTTTTAAGAAAATTTCATCCCAAATTTGTCAGCAAAAAAGAATTAGGGAAAGGAGTCCCGAGCGTTTCGTTTAATTTGCGCCATGGAGGTTCCGTATTGATAGACCGAAAAGATCCTAAACAAGCCATTCCATCGATCAAAAAAATGGCAAATTATATTGAAAAGCATAAGCGTTCTGCAGTGATTTTTCCAGAAGGAACCCGCAGTAGAACTGGGAAACCTAAAGAGTTTGCACAAACGGGTTTGAAGATTTTATGCAAAAATGCACCATCGGCTTATGTTGTACCTATAAGTATTAATAATTCATGGAAATTAATGAAATATGGAACTTTTCCTTATGGTTTGGGAAATCGTATTACCTTTGTGGTTCATGAAGCCATTGCGGTAAAGGATTTTGAATTTAGTGAAATCATGGAAAAAACGGAATCGGCGGTCGTTAGTGGAATAAAAATTTAA